One window of the Rhipicephalus sanguineus isolate Rsan-2018 chromosome 4, BIME_Rsan_1.4, whole genome shotgun sequence genome contains the following:
- the LOC119391516 gene encoding ubiquitin-conjugating enzyme E2 Z gives MSIPQADPSKTEDRPFIGVWDPLTCVDEIPTPSCLSRIRQELSDIEDNPLPGIFVCPEDNDITRIHSIIIGPAETPYEGGFFHVFVKCPAAYPAVPPHVRLMTTDAGKICLGIVGTGPGPVWTHDKGIGSVLMKIQLLLSDVITPTEAYSSVLKDKVRHDTVRVAVCDAVAACLHSNPPYPSRLARVMMKTFTESYDRYEDQIKALGELESSRNLAHMLGVSVTYLYQPLMSRLKNLGQEVKDKIQPSGGLTGPGSGGI, from the exons AtgagtattccgcaggcagatcCTTCTAAAACTGAAGACAGGCCTTTCATAGGCGTCTGGGACCCGCTGACATGTGTCGACGAGATACCAACGCCATCGTGTCTCTCAAGGATACGGCAAGAACTTTCAGATATCGAAGACAACCCCCTGCCGGGAATCTTCGTGTGCCCTGAGGATAACGACATCACGCGGATTCACAGCATTATAATCGGACCTGCGGAAACACCGTACGAGGGCGGGTTCTTCCACGTGTTTGTGAAGTGCCCCGCCGCTTACCCGGCTGTGCCGCCGCATGTTCGCTTGATGACCACAGATGCTGGCAAG ATATGCCTCGGCATCGTCGGCACCGGGCCAGGACCAGTGTGGACTCACGACAAGGGAATAGGCAGCGTCTTGATGAAGATACAGTTGCTGCTGAGCGACGTCATAACACCCACAGAAGCTTACTCTTCAGTGCTCAAAGACAAAGTGCGGCACGACACCGTCAGGGTGGCTGTGTGTGACGCGGTGGCAGCGTGTCTTCACAGCAATCCTCCCTACCCGTCACGCCTGGCCAGGGTTATGATGAAAACATTCACAGAGTCGTACGACAGGTACGAGGACCAGATCAAAGCTCTGGGCGAGCTTGAAAGCTCGCGCAATTTAGCCCATATGCTCGGTGTCAGCGTCACGTATCTGTACCAGCCCCTTATGTCGCGCCTGAAAAACCTCGGCCAGGAGGTGAAGGACAAGATTCAACCTAGCGGCGGACTCACGGGACCCGGAAGCGGTGGAATTTAG
- the LOC119391515 gene encoding uncharacterized protein LOC119391515 yields the protein MLSAGNSVSAAGRGSSTPFLDEDSSYKVVLPRLPTGNDVLNSVFLHADLSGRPYRAPDFRDALLEVVTTADIIGVGQYQMSHVWMVTCASSAAKQKLVSRGELRVKGRKCMVIDPETKNIKLKLLWLPPHLESRRVEEAFQAYGVVKSVDREAWRCAGMEHWMTTNRDVALELKDTITVSSIPHIMSIYGHQCLVLIPGRPPLCLRCKRVGHVRRQCKIPRCMQCHRFGHSSDACVSTYASKLRSGQSSEEEPHLDHLMDATEVVDATGEATGEAVDGTKEDQHLSMEAMPSSHNNTAKDISEDISDEITAGEHSLEELKEKPPDDEGEEEAMDSSQTRKRPAPLSDEVRTRRLL from the exons ATGCTCTCTGCTGGGAACAGCGTATCGGCCGCAGGCCGAGGATCATCAACCCCGTTTCTTGACGAAGATTCAAGCTACAAAGTCGTCCTGCCTCGTCTACCAACCGGTAACGACGTTTTGAATTCCGTTTTCCTTCATGCCGACTTGAGTGGTAGACCGTATCGTGCCCCAGACTTCCGTGACGCGCTGCTCGAAGTGGTGACCACTGCAGACATCATAGGTGTGGGACAATATCAAATGAGCCACGTATGGATGGTTACGTGTGCAAGCAGCGCGGCGAAGCAGAAACTTGTCAGCCGTGGTGAGCTCCGTGTAAAAGGGCGGAAGTGCATGGTGATAGACCCGGAGACCAAGAACATTAAGCTAAAGCTTCTATGGCTTCCACCTCATCTTGAATCACGGCGTGTGGAAGAGGCGTTCCAAGCTTACGGTGTGGTGAAGTCCGTTGACAGAGAGGCATGGAGGTGTGCTGGTATGGAGCACTGGATGACAACAAATAGGGATGTTGCCTTGGAGCTCAAGGACACCATCACTGTGAGCTCAATACCGCATATTATGTCTATCTACGGTCACCAGTGCCTTGTACTTATTCCCGGTAGGCCTCCGCTGTGTCTTCGTTGCAAGCGAGTGGGGCATGTCCGTCGACAATGCAAAATACCCAGGTGCATGCAGTGCCATCGATTTGGTCATTCGTCGGATGCCTGCGTGTCGACTTACGCCAGCAAGCTTCGTTCTGGCCAATCTAGCGAAGAAGAGCCGCATCTGGACCATCTCATGGATGCTACGGAGGTAGTTGATGCGACAGGAGAAGCAACGGGAGAAGCAGTAGATGGCACAAAGGAAGATCAACACTTGTCCATGGAAGCCATGCCCAGCAGCCACAATAACACTGCTAAAGACATCAGCGAAGACATCAGCGATGAGATTACTGCAGGGGAACACTCCCTGGAAGAACTTAAAGAAAAGCCTCCTGATGAcgagggagaagaagaggcaaTGGATAGCAGCCAGACCAGGAAACGTCCGGCACCGCTCAGCGACGAAGTAAGAACAA GGCGTCTCCTGTGA